Within Leguminivora glycinivorella isolate SPB_JAAS2020 chromosome 26, LegGlyc_1.1, whole genome shotgun sequence, the genomic segment aagcgacaaagtggtaaaTTTTATTCACAAGTATTAAATAACGCGCACACAGCCTGTACctatttaatagtacattacgatacaagtgcgaaaaagaggaagtttggtacttttttacgcactagtgcgggaAATGGTGAaagtcgaaacttcgaagggtcactgtactgaaaaacgtcgtacgatacacgtgcgaaaaggaaattcgaaactagcagggcaatcatggtcgcgcaataaatgataaaacatcgggccgtccctatcgcacttactaatagtgcgatagggacggcctgatgttttatcatttacggcgcgaccataattgtccgcctggcgatttaaaacactcccttcggtcgtgttttaatttatcgccactctttTCGGACTACCGCTtttccacacttgtatcgtaatgtacctactattatgacatttatgacatGGGATTTCAAGTTTTCAGTgaaaaacaatgaaataatgTAATTACTGTTATTAGACATAATTATGTGTATTAGATATATAAAAATGGTGgaagaaatatatttattactttgTTACTTTtgacttttattttattggataaaaaaaacgacaaatataaatgcaattatttaataattattatttcaattaatcAAATACAATTATCAATTATTATGATCACAGTGATTCGTTACGAACTATAAACGACCAGACGTCACAATCAtaattgaaaatattatttagatttaaaattatgtttttaaacattgatatttcacCCAACctttattatttaactttataaAGCCAATGACTAtattcttattcattttttaatcctTATTACACCATAAAAGCTTTATACTTATgcctgaataaaaaaaaacatattcataGACAAACCTAAGCATCTTCATCATTCCCGCTATCATTTGACACTTCACCATCGCCTATAAAAACCTCTTCAGCGGCCATATTTGGCATTTTCAAATTATGAACTTGCAACACCGATGCCATAGCCATACCAGTGCCAAAACTATACTCTATGGGCTTCAGACTCTCGTCTACAATGTCTATGGACACACGTTTGACGGGATGATTTTTTTTCCTGGTAACCCTGTGCCTTCTCATATCTTTTAGTAACGCCATCTGGTATTCGTGATTGTAATCGCTCTCAGATGAGGACAGTTCCAAATCTTTCTTTGTGAATTTTATTTGATTGTCTTGGTTTACAGTTTTATTGATAGCTTTACTGACAGTATTATTGACGGTTTGGTTGAGAGATCCTTCGGATTCTTTGTCAGATGAGAAGCTTGATTCGGGTTTTGGATGTAGTTTATTGATAGCTTCGTTGATCGTTTTATTGACAGCGTTATTGACAGTATTATTGAACGCTTGACTGTATTCAGTCTCTATGTCAGAACAGACTGATCCTTTTGGTTCGCTTTTATTCCATTTTGTGAGTATCAATTCTTTATTCTTACTACAAAtgcttataattttatttttagcgcTTAATTTAGCATTCGCTTCTAAACTATCTTTAATTTCAGATTcgctttcatatttatttacattaaacttatatttcCTTTTGCGTTTTATCTTAGAGCCTATTTTATAATCTTTGAATAGTCTGTCTTTATTACTGTCTTTGAGTATTTTCTTTATAAATCCCTTTTTGTCTATATAGTCCTCCATTTTCATTTGTCTTGGAAATTCAGGGACAACTTTCAATTCCGGCATAGTTTTGACTAAAGCTTGCCTCTCTCTTTCTCTCATAACGTCTTCCCTTTTCACTAGTTTCCTCTTCAATTCATTAAGCATAAACTTCGTTGCTTCTCTCTCTTTCTTACCCGGCGCTGTGGTCACATCAGCAACATCTTCcctttcatcatcctcctcagttttgagtaaataaaatacttcatcTTTAACTTCAAGTGGTTTATCTTCTATTTTCAAAATTACTTCCTCTTCTGATTCTCTTTCTATCTCCCTTTCTTCTTCAACATTAAATTTTCTTTGTAATTTCTTCAACCTAATTTGTGATGCTTGTATAGTGTTTAAACACTTAGCTAATTCATCAATAAGATTATCAATATCTTCATTAAGCACATCTAAATTTAGCTCCTGGTTATTAATAGCGCATGAATCTAAGAACATGTCTAAATTTGTACACTTTTCTAGTGCCATTTTCAAATCTAGACAAGTCCTAGCAACTCCGCTATGTACCTCAGAGTACAACCACCTATCGTTGACAGGGAAGCTTTTTCTTTCGACATCCTTGCTTCCATAATTCTTGAAAATTCTATACATTCTATCTAAAGCTTCGAAGCTTTCTTGGAATTCTTCCAGGAGGTGTTGTAAAGTACAGTGTGTATCCAGTGTAGTCGTTCGTTATGGTTTTTATAGACGTGTTGAGTGTGTAAAGGCTGTGTAAAGTGTGCCATAGCGATGTGCTTTAGCAGAGTGGATTGGACCACTAGGAACGCGTGGTGGATTTTCTGTAATCGAAAAACGGACTGATAAATGGTATGGCTATGGTCATTTATGCACaatcaagtgtaaaaatatgggtgtacacatcttactcaaaaatatgtcctatagcatcttagtccggtgtaataagagcgtagtaccatatttatgagacgattatttcgatacgtatttttgcacttgactgcacatttgttttttttttcgccaaaacaaagtttaacggcgaggttatggttataagtacttataactaTAACTCTTAACTTCGTGTAACTGAATCATCGTGAATTTgctaatttttatttacaataaaatgtaatttcaatTACAGCAGTACTCGAAATTTGTACAAAAATTGAGGAAAAAGTTaaacttgtttttattattcctattttgttaccaagatttttttgttgaattaagatttttgatttttaattagTTAGTCACTGAAGACATTTTTGGATTACACAAAGGACGACTTAAAACATTAAGTAACTTACCTGCACCGGATCGGACGCATCAGGCAGCTCGGTCCAAGCTACGTCATCCCTTAGCCACGGCGCGTTGCCTAGCAACGCGACGGACGCGCGCGACATCAGCGTCGCCAGCGCCGCTTGTTGTCGACAGAGCAGCTCGTGTGTCGCTTGCAGCGCTTGCGACACTGTACCCCTGttattaaaatagttatttgttatacaagtgggcaaagttgtattttaacgccgagtgtggaattgaaaacgagcaagtgaaaggattctatagttgaaccacgagcgaagcgagtggttcgagaatagaatcctgaacttgcgagttttttaacacacgagaagtaaaatacatttgcacccgagtgtaacacaaaacttttcccctcactatagcgaggaaactacaacgcaaaaaatgcgtttatcactgcttccagtagttccacaggtggtaaatcaactttattactagattcacctacttttatcaattttaaagcagttagactttattcaaggtcaaattactttacccactagtggataaaatgcgtttttacccgctggtattaaaggacaaaacaagtgtttccgagctagtgaggggaaaagatctTTATAAAACTACTCTTTTTGGCCGTCATAATGTCCACTGAATCTCGCGGCCACAGCCCAATATTTGTATACATATGCTTTCATTATGCTGCTACGCAATGCTGGAATAATATTCCACCGCTGCCCATACAGTGGGaaaaatttgaaattaaaaagtgtcGGAACAATAGGCCTCCACACATCTAAACAATACTTACAGTGTGTTATGACAAGCGTTATCTCTCACACACGCTTGCGCCCGCCGCGCCAGTGCTAGGTACCGCCGCATGACGTCACAGAGTGCGGGTAACCGCGATGCGGTGCGGGCGCGGTACCGCAGGTAGCCGCGGGCGAGAACGCCGCATGCTAGGCTGGCGGCTAGGCGGCTTAACGCGCCGCGGGATAACCTGAAGAAACAGTAGAAAATTAGACATCTAGCGTCAAGAAATGGATTCAGTAGTACCGCTACTTAACACTAGGTGTCACGAATGTTGCGTGTTGAGTGTGTAATATAGAATAGTACGtccgatatctgatcggataatgtaaaaatcGCTCTTAAATTTGGTGACCCGCTGCGTTTATTTGCCCGCGGTCGCCCATACCTGAGAGCCTAGAGTCATCTCTCACTATAGTCATCTCTCTCAGTTGCTACACCTACAAGTCAGAGGAACAGAGATAGCTACACTCAACTTTTCGGAGACCACACTTGAGGGCTAGGTAGGCTATTTATAATACATAGCTATCATCGTTTAACAATTCCAATCCACAAACAACCAAATAATACATCTAGTCAAAACAGATACTTTCGATATGCTGCCGGGCGATGCTGGAATAATACTCCGCCACCGCAGcctgagagagagagagagagagaactaTAGCACCTACAAGGAGGAGGCACAGAGATAGCTACACTCACGTTCTGGGAGGGAAGGCGAGCACACAAGCGCTGATACGTGCACCACCCCCACCCGCCGCCGCCCGCAGTCGCCCACACCTGAGACACTATAGTCCTCTCTCTCAGTTGCTAAACCTACAAGAATGAGGAACAGAGACAGCTGCACTCACGTTCTGTGAGACCACGATTGAGAAAAGACTTTTCAGCTGCTATTACTGCATATtccatatatgtatttataatacAAAACTATCATCTTTAACCGACTACATCCAGAAACGACCAAATAATACATTAGTCAAAACAGATACTTTCGATATGCTGCCGAGCGATGCTGGAATAATACACCACCACCGCAGCCTGAGAGAGAGAGGACTATAGCACCTACAAGGAGGAGGGACAGAGATAGCTACACTCACGTTCTGGGAGGGAAGGCGAGCACACAAGCGCTGATGGCTAGTAACGCCGCGCCCCGCTCCCCGCGCGTGCACCACCCCCACCCGCCGCCGCCCGCAGTCGCCAACACCTGAAAGAGAAGAGACtgtagtgtgtgtgtatgtagcACACCTTACCCACACACGTGCATATCTTATTTCCTGCCTGCcgcactggcagggtcgccatgtgtgtcgcttaacttcaaacttgggtaaatccattctgctttaaggttgattatataaaaaatatataatattgatctgaaagataatcaaccttaaagcagaatggatttacccaagtttgaggTTAAGCGACACATGTGATGTGTAAAGTAATTGACAACTGCTTCGgatggaaaataaaaaaaataaaaatgtacctacaatGTATATACGAAAGCGAGACGTAGTTTAAAAAACATCGAAAATCAGAAAAATCTCTTCTGCTTGGCAAAATGGCTTAATGAAAGAAAATAAGAaattaaattcaaaccaaaatgatagacaaattattaataattacagCTAATTGGCCTCCTATTTCTATTGTTTCTGCTAACATGTTTCATGTGCTGTTggttttccaataaataaataataatgaggctctttagttattataaataatataaaactgTACCTTTTCAGGAGGCGGGCATTCTTGCTCAACAGTGGCACTGTCTTCTCGGAAAAGCAGCCCACTCTCTAGTATACATATGATGTGCTCACGGCTATACAATAACTGTAACAGAAAATTAATCTTATGggacaaaatttaata encodes:
- the LOC125240142 gene encoding uncharacterized protein LOC125240142, coding for MLAETIEIGGQLAVLATAGGGGWGWCTRGERGAALLAISACVLAFPPRTLSRGALSRLAASLACGVLARGYLRYRARTASRLPALCDVMRRYLALARRAQACVRDNACHNTLGTVSQALQATHELLCRQQAALATLMSRASVALLGNAPWLRDDVAWTELPDASDPVQKIHHAFLVVQSTLLKHIAMAHFTQPLHTQHVYKNHNERLHWIHTVLYNTSWKNSKKASKL